The following nucleotide sequence is from Triticum dicoccoides isolate Atlit2015 ecotype Zavitan chromosome 7B, WEW_v2.0, whole genome shotgun sequence.
ACCCTTAACCACAGTCCGGTGCTGCAATGGAGGCCACGAGAGCATAACACACTCATCAAGTTGCACTGGAGGGACTGAACTGAAGGTAAGAGGAGGATGATTGGAAGTGCACTTCCTCGCCAAGTTCCTGATATTCACTCGTGGGACGGAGATGAGGAGCAGGTCCTGTGCACAATCTATGCCAATAATTGTAGCTGCGCCATACTGCCTTTCACTATGTCTCCTTTGCCCAGGTTCACTGAAACTAGCCTCATAGTGATCGCAAAGTACATCTGTATAGAAATACGTATTGGCGTCGCGAACGGAAATGGGCTTTGAAACTGTGAAGACATGCTCAATGAGATGGGCACTTGATAGGATGGTGATTTCATCTTCTGTAACTCCCACAACAGAGCCAGTGCCACATTGTCCCTGTTTCAGcacctcttctcttttcttcaCTGGAACAGTTTTCACCGCAGCCATAAGATTTTCCAAATCCTCTTTGTAGTTCAAGTTGGGAAAGACATTCACAAAAAAGATGGAATCTTTTATCTGCTCAACGATCCACTTCTCCAAATGAGCCGAGAAGGCATTGGGTGCAGCAGCCATCTGGCAACAGGAAAAAGGAAAGACAATGGTTTAGAGACACTATGTTTAATATGATGTACAGCCCAAACAAAAAGAACATAACTGAGCAGATTTAGGAAGCATACCGCCTCGTATCAGACAACCACAACTGCCTCCGTGCTGACTAAGAAAGGAGGTGACAGTGATCGTAAACGCGAAGATTGTAGGAGATGGGATTACAGAAGGTAGATGGCGATGAGCAACAACTGCACCCCTGAATAGCATGACGGTAGACAAAAAGTCATAAACAGAAGATAACCTTCCCAAGAAGCAACTCAGTTAACAGCATTGCAAGAATATATCGATTGATACTGTCTACTTGATTTCCCCAGATATAACAAGACATCGAGCATGGTGATATAAGCATGTCTCCTATACTACTCCCTacgtcccgaattacttgtcgcagaaatggatgtatctagaactaaaaaatgtctagatacatccatttctacgacaaatggatgtatctagaactaaaaaatgtctagatacatccatttctacgacaagtaattccgaacggagggagtactatatatgaTATTAAATGCATATACCAGCCATCATGTGTTCAGCTATGCTATAATTGCCTATAATGGTACAAATTCAGTGTATTGTAATGCATGATTCTAGCAACATGGCAATGAAACGTCATGGCATGTTACATCTTATATCAAAGAGTGGACACATACAAATCGGAGAAGATTGAGAAAATTATAAGTGCACATATTTACAAAATTGAAAAGCCACAAATCTGAAAAGACGTAGTTAAGCAGAGCTAGGGGGCACATAGACATACAGGAAAAGGGATGGTTTGGCGGCTTCTTCGCCCGGAGAATCACCTTGGCAGCCAATCGCTTGTTCCTGTTGCGCAGCCAGGAGCAGGGGCCCTGGTCGTCGCCACCAGCCTGGTCGCTACTGCAATCCACACCGTGGCAAAAACGCAAGAAGGCGTCGGCCCCTCTCGTTTCTCCCTCGATTGCTCGCAGTGCCACCTCCGCCAAACCCTTGACGCGGAGCAGGGGCTGCACGCCGGTACCGCGCCGCCTCCTTGTAGGCTCTTTAGTCGCCGCTCTTGTGCACGGTGCTGCCACCACGGCACCACCAGTTGCCAATGACAAGGAAGTGAAGTCAGAGAAGACATTGCGGGGCAGACAGCACAGGGAGGAGGAAGCCGAGTAGTTACCGGGGCCGCCGCTCCCCGCAGCCGCTACCGAGTGCACGGGCCCGCCGCGCCCCCCGGCCGCCGCAATCTTAGGATGGGTGTCTCGCACTCGCTGGATCCGGATTTATTAGGGTTTTTGGCCCGTCACTGTCGCGATTTTATATTTTGCCCCACCTTTCTTTGTCAAATTGATCGCTTGCCCCCTTTTCCTTCTGTTTTTTATCGGGGAGGACTTTTTTTTTACGGAACTCCTCGCTCCCTAAAAAAAACATGTAAGATGTCGGCCCTCATGACGAAGAGCTGCTTGTATCTAATTATGTCATCTACAGTCTAAGagtctctactacctaaaagaaacgGAGTGTTCCGTTTCTCCTCTTACGTTGCCCGCTCTTCGTCACACCTCCCCTTACGATATCCTCAACCCCCCACCGATTCCCTCCCCCTCCACCGATTTTCCTCCCGGTTTTTTATTTACAACAATTTTCGTCAGGCTGAAAAAGCCCAAATCTTTTGGTAACACAATCAATTCACTTTGTGgtaatcaatctcttctttggtaaCACATCACACAATAAATTCATGTATGGTAATCAATCGCGGGCCATATCAGCATAtcctatttcttgttcttctttcctCGCCGCCGCTATCGATCTGTTTTTCTACCCGCGGTCGACCGTGCTCGCCGTTAGTCGCCGttgttaatctctctctctctctctctctctctcatattttcCAACCATGCGTTGCGATCTCACCACGTACGCAGGCTGATCCTGTTGTCGAGGCAGACAAAGAGCAATGTCTTGAGCGGATGACGGTCGAGCGTAAAGGgcgtgcggaggaaggcctcaaggAAGCAGCCAGTGTTGGCGCTGGACCAGATCACCGCAGCTCTTCCGCGGGTCGTGGAGGTTGCCAACTGCATCAAGTATGTCGATGTGTACTAGGCTGCCATCAGGAAGAATTCAGTCGGATCCTGCTGGGTTTGGTGAGTGCTTCCTCTGGACTGTGAGTTATCTTTGTTCCTTTTTTGTGATTAGTGCCTTCGCATGGAGGAACGAGCAACTCTTGGATCAAATCGTGAATGGGTGAATGGGCGGTGCTTTCAGCCTGGAGGTCACCCGTGGGCGGCAGTCTGAGGTTGCGACACGGCGAGAGCTTCACCATTGATGTACGATCTTACGCGGACACAGCGTGGGAAATTATGCAGCTCCTGCATGCAGTAAAAATCTTCTCCCTGACTCCTCCCGATTTCCCTCCCCTCCTAACACTGGGACTCTACAGAGCGTATCCTCATTGCGGCACGATCAACAGAAATTTTTACTATGCTTTGTATCTTCTACAGTTGGGAACGTGCCATATAGACTTGGTAGAAGTAAACTACAACTAGCTCATGAGTTTCTGTGAAGAATCTCACGTTGTCTCCCTGCAATTGTCTGGAACTCCTCTGGCGTGGCAATCAGCAAGAAAAAACGATTCACCTCCGGCAACAAGAtaagtttttttgtgttttttaatTGAGAAACATATGTATGTAAGATTCAGACATATTTGAGAGAGAAATTTAATTCTTTCATAGCATGGTTAAATCCATACTAAGCCATTTCTTCAGAAAACCTCGTTCTATTTTGTAGTGACAAAGCTAAACATGGTCTCTACGTAATTATGTTTATGAAATATGAATAGAGCTAGGGATAACATTTGTATCATCGGCAGCGAGTCCGGAAGTGGAGGAACTTGTCCGGTACGACGGCTTTGTGATCGAAGGGAACTTTTCAAtatatctctactacctaaaaaaTCTCGTCAAGACGAATCCGCCCGGTCTCGTCCCAGCAGCCGCCTGTAGAGGCTATTTTCCATAGGCCAAGGTGAGCATCCATGTATGATGGTGAGAATTTAAGCTGGTCCCGTGAGCACTTCGTACCTGTTCGTGCAATCTTCGTTGATTTGGAAAGATGGGGGCTGTTTGTTTAGCTAATTAAATCTGCCATTGATCATGCTAATTCTGGTTATATTTAGTTATattggaaacaacatgaacatgctgCTCCTTTTTTCTAATCAGAATACTTATGTGCGGAGAGCTCGGACATCGATGGCTGTGTCAAAGCAGAGTTCGGTCGTTGGCGGCAGCATGGCCGGCTGATTTGCGATTGGTCGGAGGGTGAGCTTCACGTACCTGGGCACGTACGCTTGGGAAACACACTATGTTGACCGTGCAAGAGCAAGTTCACAGGTGATAAACTATATTCATGATTTATGTGTTTACTTTCTTTCACGATCGGTGAAACATCTACAAGTTCTCAAGGCACTGTTTGGCAATTACAATACACAGACAGAAGAACAAGAGTATACAAGGCAAAACTCCTTGGGAACACACGAGATATTCTAAATGTTCTCTTTTCGTTCTCAAATTATCAGCAAAGAGGAAAGGTTGTGCTATAGACGAAGTCAGAATATTGCTAAGCTAATTATTTTTGTAAGCTATGGAGAGAAAAACATGAAGTTGATGAGTTGTATGAAGATGGAAGGAAGCCAAGGGAATATACTGTGTTCAGCGGTGATCTTGCAGAGTGCATGTTGCCCTACGTAGACTTTCCTGAAAAGTTGCTATTCAATGTTTTTATTTTTGTGTTAGAGAAAAGATCACAATGGGCACAACTGAAGAAGCAACGATGCAGTGTTTTGTACAGTTTAACCATGACTATTCTTTTCATGCAGATATGCGATGAACTAAGTTATGTCTCTTCTTTGCCCTTGAATTGGATAATTACCGTGGTTTCATCTTTTGACTTAGATATGCACAAGGAGTTGAATAATGCTTTTTTTAATCATAATCTGCCCACTGAAAATGCATAAGAAAGTAAATATGAAGGACTATTTTATTAGTCCTTTGGTTGCAACATTAAACTAGGTTTTGTCTGTTCTTGAGTGAAAATATAGTTCATGGTGGAACAAGGTGCCGCAGATTAATTAGGTAATGAGAAAGTTGCATTTTGGTGATCATATTATTTTGTTCTCCATAGCAATGCATGTGCATTTAACTATATACAATTTATGTATGTTTATACTCTAATAATAAGGGGGTAAAGAGCGCTTGGTTGATTTATTTTGAAAGCATGACTTAAATGTACACTCATGCATACATGATTGTTgttctcctgttgcaacgcacggacaattACCTAGTCGATTAGCTATTGACATTTAGTCCGTCGATTAGCTactagtgatctaaacacttttatatttcttTGCATAGGGAGTACTATGAGAAAACTCCACATTACAACACTGAACTTACCACACGGTTTGATATCCAACCCTCAACTACAAAACCAGTCATTCTACAGCCCCAAACTAACCACCTGGTTCAAAAATGAACCTTCCATCCGGTTTCGAGTCATTTGAGTGGTTTTGACCGCGTTGATCGGTGACTGGGCAGTGCCAAATCAGCATCCCACTCGTTGATTTCTGACCCGAGCTCTACAAatcagccgccgccgccttgtGTGATAGCCCTGCCGCCCCTGACTGCATCCACCGCCAGCAACCAACTAGCGGCATTGCACCTACCCGTCCAATCTCTTGTCCCCGCGGGCTAGCAGGAGCCCGCCCTACCCCACTCGTGTCGCCGTCGCGGACTTCCTGGGCACATTCCACCGCGGGAGACCGACTTACGGCCTTCTCCGCTTGCCTGGCCCCTCCCTCTGGCTCCCGGAGAAGCTCCCTGTCCCTCggccgctgatgacccacaagtgtaggggatcaatcgtagtcctttcaataagcaagattgtcgaacccaacaagagcagaaggaaatgacaggcGGTTTCagtaaggtaatttctgcaagcactgaaattgtcgataacgagtagtttgatagtaagataatttgtaacgagcaagtaacggtaacaaaaatgcagcaaggtagctcaatccttttcgtagcaaaggacatgccaaaacaatctcttataataagcaaagcgttcttgaggcacacgggaatttcatctgctcactttcatcatgttggtttgattcgcgttcgctactttgataatttgacatgtgggtggaccggtgcttgggtgttgttcttacttgaacaagcctcccacttatgattaaccccctcacaagcatccgcaactacgagaaaaatattaagatagaatctaaccatagcattaaacatatggatccaaatcatcccttaCAAAAAAGTgaataaattagggtttaagcttctgttactttATCAactcatcatctaataactactccacaatgcatttccttaggcccaaagatggtgaagtgtcatgtagtcgatgttcacataacaccactaagagaatcacaacatacatatcatcaaaatatcaaacgaatatcaaattcacatgattacttgcaacatgacttctgccAGGCCTCAAGAACAAGgacaactactcacaaataatatttgtGCTCAAGATTAGAGTGATATTaaataagatgtaatcaacactataatcttccaccaaataatcttccaccaaataaaacatatagcatcaactataagatgtaatcaacactactagtcacctacaggtaccaatccgagattccggtacaaagattgaacacaagagatgaactagggcttgtagatgtgatggtgctgttgaagatgttgatgaagattggcctcccaaagatgatagggttgttggtgatgatgatgcctTCGATTtttccctccgagagggaagttcccccggcggaattgctccaccggagggcaaaagtgctccagcccaagttccacctcgagacggcggtgctccgtcccgaaagtcctctccttactttttttctaggtcaaagaccttatatagcagaagatgggcaccggaggtgggccagggTGCCCACCACCCACAAGGGCGCGcttggagggggtggcgcgccctggtgggttgtggccacctggcagcccccctCTAGTAGTTCTTTTCTcccgtattttttatttattccaaaataattctccgtaaaatttcagctcatttggagatgtgcagaataggtatctctgacatagctttttcaggaccagaattccagctgtcggcattctccctctttgtgtaaaccttgcatattatgagagaaaagaaattagaattactccataaagtgttataaagcataaaaacactataaataacagtaggaaaaacatgatgcaaaatggacgtatcagccgcaAACTAGTGTGGCTAGGCAACCGCGCGTCATCGCCTTCTGTCTTCTGCCAAAAGTCATCGGCTCGTTGCCACGGCCGCATGAAGGACGTCGAGCCCCTGCTGATCTATGAATCGATTCCTCTCACCGGTATGTCCCTCATGACCTCTTTGACCCCTTCCCCTTCTTCTCTACATAAGAGCACACCGACAGTGAGCTCTCCGGCAAGGTGTCACGGGCTCGAGTGGTCTAGGACGGGATGGAGACGGGGCCGGACGCTCTCCTCGGTCCTCGCCGATGACCTCGATGGCAGCGAGGGCACCCGCCATCGAGATCTCCTTCCCCTTCGGCGTTGTAAGGATGACAATGCCTTTAGAGCGTGCTTAGCCAGCAGTGGTGTggcggttgataacccacaagtacaggggatctcaATAGTTttcgaggtagagtattcaacccaaatttattgattcgacacaaggggagtcaaagaatatttgcaactattagcagttgagttgtcaattcaaccacacctggagaactaAATATATGCAACAGAGTGATCAGTggcacaataatatgatagtttgatagcagtggtagcgatagcaatagtaacagtaacagtagcagtagcagttttatagtaattgtaacagcagcaacaacaacagtagtaacttagcaaagatcaatacgtgaacaactcgtaggcattggatcagtgatggacaattatgttggatgacattcatcatgtaacagttataacctagggagacacaaaactagctccaattcatcaatgtaatgtaggcttgTATTTAGTATATAATCATACTTGCTtgcaataagaacttgcatgacatcttttatcctaccctctcgtagcagcggggtccataaggaaactaagggatattaaggcctccttttaatagagaaccggaacaaagcattaacacatagtgaatacataaactcctcaaactatggtaatcaccagaagaatcccaattattgtcaccttggggtatgcggatcataacacgtaataggtgtgtgtaacttgcaagataggatcaagaacacaaatatattcatgaaaacataaagggttcagatatgaaatcatggcactcagcccctagtgacaagcattaagcatagcaaagtcatagtaacatcaatctcaaaacatagtggatactagggatcaagccctaacaaaactaactcaattacacaatgaatatcatccaacccatcaccgtccatcaagactacgaaggaattactcactcccggtggtgagcatcatgaaattggcgatgaagaagggttggtgatgatgatgacgactctttctggagccccgaacagactccagatctagccttccgatgaagaataggaggtggcggtggctctgtattgtaaaacgcgatgaaacttattctcctatttttttctcgagAAATAGGAATTTATAGACTTGAGATTAGGGTTAGCAGAGCCATGTGGGCCCCATAGGCAGCAAGGCGCACTCAGGTGGCTTGTGGGCCACTGGTGGCTCCCCTCCTGTGGGTCTTCActtcagtattttttatttatttcatgaaaaaatatcCAAAAACTGTTGTccaatttcgagaacttttgttttgcaaaaaacaacatcatggtagttttgctgaaaacaacgtcagtccgggttagtttcattcaaatcatgcaaactagagtccaaaacaagagcacaagtgtttggaaaagtagatacaacggagacatatcagcGGTGGCACTCGCCCTGGATCCAAGTGTTGTAGCCACAAGGAGGATGGGGTGGAGCGGTGGCACATGGAAATTGGCAGGTGGTAGCATGAGGAGAAAGAAGGTTGGAGGTTGGGAGGTTCAGAGGAGTGCGGCAGTGGGGCAAGTGAGCAGTAGTCAATGTAGCGAGAGAAAGTGTAAGTAGGAATAGCAGGACATAAATTGTTGTATGTTCATTCATCTGTGGAGAGTAACAGATATACAGAGAATAGGAGCACGTAGGTGCGGCGTGGCCACTACGTTAACAACCTCTGTAACCAACTCGTCTAGATAAGCTCATGCAACCATCCACTGGTAGTTATACAGAGAGAAAGAGAGCTGCGTTAGATTCTCACGTTGGTACAATGGGTCGTCTAGGGGTATTCCAACAGAAAAATAGAAGAGGGAGAATGAGGATTTGTTTCCCTATaagtgggtcccacatgtaaggAGGGACCAAAAGGTGACATGGCACTGCCCAGTCAATGGTCAAAACCGCTCAAATGAGTCAAAACCGGATGGAGGGTTGATTTTGAACCGAGTGACTAGTTCAGGGTATAGGATGACCGGTTTTGAAGTTGAGGGAGAATGAGGATTTGTTTCCCTATAAGTGGGTCCAACATGTAAGGAGGGT
It contains:
- the LOC119340817 gene encoding uncharacterized protein LOC119340817; this translates as MAAAPNAFSAHLEKWIVEQIKDSIFFVNVFPNLNYKEDLENLMAAVKTVPVKKREEVLKQGQCGTGSVVGVTEDEITILSSAHLIEHVFTVSKPISVRDANTYFYTDVLCDHYEASFSEPGQRRHSERQYGAATIIGIDCAQDLLLISVPRVNIRNLARKCTSNHPPLTFSSVPPVQLDECVMLSWPPLQHRTVVKGSICHMKRALYDLVKEENNPVGYGMNLMQVKIASEKGSSGIGWQGKCYWDPTWRLGRSILLLCLALSHTTVPEKIWHRSVCGVVICPCSFLSRGHATPTAIGVS